The Oncorhynchus clarkii lewisi isolate Uvic-CL-2024 chromosome 12, UVic_Ocla_1.0, whole genome shotgun sequence genome segment TTTATTCTctccttaaaggcccagtgcagtcacaAACGTGATTTTCCAGTGTTTTATATAGAtggcccttttagtgtaagagctgaaAATACAGCCTGACAACCCTGTTAAAAAGATACCATGAATAACATAAGATCAGAGAACAAGATCTTCATTTGAAATATATCCAAGTGGAGACGCAGTTCTATGCAGATCAACACCTTTTTCCTTTTGAGATTGCCATTCATAATTAACTAACCTAGCACAATTCCATTTAACTCAAAATAGTATTTTAGGGGATGAAACAACACTAGGCAGGAGAACACGGTCCAACTGACTCAAAGTCATTTTTAAACTAACCTTGCAAATAAGTGCGAGAGTCACATTGAGGTGCTATGGTGTGAGTAGGGATTACTGTGGTGGAAGAGGACTGGCACGCAGGATGCCTCTGAGGACCTTGTAGCTGGCCAGGGGCTGGTTCTCTTTAGGTGGGTAGCATGGGCCACGGTCTGTGACATAGGAATAGGGGAAACGTAGGACCCACAGGCCATCGGAGGGCAGCACCAGCTCTGTCCGCTCGGGGTGGAACACTGGACATGGAGGGGGGCCGGGTTGGACCTAAGAACGAAAAGAAGAGGGGCAGCGTTTTACAGTTAACCTTAATCAAGAATTTCATCTCTCATTAAATCAACAAAGGGACTATTTGCCAACACAAAATGCATCTCTACACAGCATATTGCTACACTAAGAACTCACAATGAGTTCAGTTGAAATTGTAATGACAGTTTAGCATAACAGCTTGTCTATCAAGATAGGTAGGTCAATTACTCTCAAATATTCCTGGTGACAAACACCAGTTGATAGGGAAATGTATGCCAGGTAAGTGTACCTGTGGGTTGAGTGTTATCTCCAGGGGGGCGTCAGGGACCACAATGTAGAGGCGCGCCAGCTGGGCGTAGTGGGTCTTTAGGCCACGCCCCTGGGCTGGAGAGGGAATGTACAGGGGCATGTCTGTGTTCAGGGCCCTGGTGGCCGGCTCTTTGGCCCCTCCAGGCCCCAGCACTTTCACCACTTTATCAGGTCCTGAGCTGAGGAAACGCCGGCCCCTACTGTCCTCGTACTCAAAGCCCACAAAGGCCCGGGCCACGTCATCCCGCCTGCGTCCCCGACCAAGGCCCCCTGCACTCCCTCGCTTCCCCGCCACGGTTTTGTTGGGGGCCGGCCAGGAGGAGGGTCCCCCATCCAAGGGCTCAGTTAAGCCCACCTCCTCTTCAGAGCGGGAGCGAATCACCACGTCCCAGGGCAGGAGGAAGGAGGAGCCAGGCAGGAAGCCTGGCTGCTCCAGGCCAGTGTGGGGGTTGTAGGTCTTAGCAGGGCCAAGCTTGACCAGCGACCAGCTGGAGAACTTAGGCAGCAGACCTTTGGAGCAGCCTGAGTGGAGCATGCCTGGAAGGTACTCCACAGTGGAGGCCTGGCGATCCACCAGGCTGGGCCTCTTCTCCTGGCCCTCACCGCCCCCTCCATCTCCATATGGCCCTAGGCTGTCAGTGGACTGGCCCAGGCTGAGGGCCAGGCTGAGGCTGGTGCTCTCTCCGGGGGTGTGGGACACTGGGTGGGACGCTGGGATGCTCTCCTTTAGCCTCTCCCCCTCTGACGGCCCTGACCCAGGCTCTGACggtgggactgggactggggcagCCACCTCAGTGGGTCTGGGTGCTTCTTCACAGGCCGGGGCTGGGTCTGGGGTGCTTGGCTGGAAAACAGGAAAGTCGATCCTCTCCAGCTTCCCGCAGCATTTCTCCTCAAACATCTACAAGGCAACAGAGTGAGACAAAGTGTAAACAAGACTGAAGTACAATTGAATAGATTTTAAAGAGATCATGGGGTTATGCTGGTGTCCTCTGTAGAGATTGGTTAAAGCGGATACTAACTTGGTAGAAGTCGTAGTTGGCAGCTTGGATGTCAAAGGGGTCCTCACGAGGGGCTTGCTTCCGGCCACAGTTACACGAGCTAGTGGAACGCCCCCTGCTGTTGTGGTTGAGGATGGGTGGGTTGCGGTCCATCTCTGGCTTCTCATCTGCAGATGACAATGGCCTTTTATCAATTGATTTGCTCACCTCATGCATCCTCTCTCACCTCTTTTTGAAAAAGATCAAAGTTAATCGGGGAGAGCGAGTGGATGGAAATGTGCTTGCTTGAAATGAGACGGCCCTTCTCCACTCGTGAGTCATTAGGCAAATGACGTTTACAAGGTGGAACCCAAAATAAATGTGTAACGTCATCAAAACAAATTAAGTTGTGCAAGACATTATATAGAAAACAATAAGTagcatgcatatatatatatatatatatatatatatatattttttttttaaatgtgtgcatGTTTTTCTCCTCAAACAAAACAAACGCTGATTCAAAGGGGGTGTGGCAGATTTTTAAAACTCTTCCGCGGTAAGATACATGACTATCCCCGATGAAAGGTGGATATCGAGGAGAGGCGGACACTTCCGTTTGCCTACTAACAAATTGACACACTCCTCGACCACTTATCAGTTTTCGTGTCACAGAGGACAGCCTTTTGCCCAAACGAGAAAAGCCCATAGAAGACAGTTTGCCATATTAAACACCACAATTCCACATTGATATTCTGAGGTACACTGACCGCCAACTCTGTTGATACCTGTTATGATACCTTTCATTTGTGTAATAAATAATTAATATTTTAGAAATTATAGTAACAGTAGTATGTTCTGTACAGTGATTGAGGCTTTACCTGGCTGAGGCAGCAGGTGAAACTTGTGCACACAGTGTTGGTCTGTCAGACTGCGCTCTTCACATAACTGATGCCCATTACTCCAGAACTTGTAGCAGTCCTCATGCAACTGCAAGGCATAGCGCTGAAAAGCTACACCGCGTGCATGCTGGCTGTAGACCCGAAGTGCTTGTGTCAGTTGGTTTTTATGCACAGTGGTGGTATAGTTATGGGGAAGGTTAGACTGGTAGGCACTATGTGCCAGTGGCAGGGCTTTCTGGCAGCGGTTCTCAGAGAACTTGGCATCTGCGTCCAGGAAACCTTCCAAAAACTTAAGCTGACTCTGCACTTTGACAGCCAGCTCTGCAGTTTCCTCCTCTGTGTTGGCTATCATGACCTGATGCAGCCTGTAGGCCACTTGTGCCCATTTGGAGTAGGTTGGCAGCTCAAAATGAGAAGGCTGCGGATTGCGACCAACGCTGTCATCAAAGCCTT includes the following:
- the LOC139423188 gene encoding nonsense-mediated mRNA decay factor SMG8-like, with protein sequence MALPVSVGALLESEVIEDPLYKDEGLCVLGIFGKTAMLPGSPKEFLINTLADKHIYPLFGLDETDNHNSGSLIQAYYSQENRVLYLVLTSVCDNRQLLWACESLSTGVGHSEAHEFWKGADKQHCLALLYLFSLCHVLLLVHPTCCFDVTYDRLFRALDALRQKVLPLLRAAIKDSTISKEWKVNCRPCPPRLLFVFQMNGALRSYGGNGSDPSGGNADKPKKHSPRRRLQHALEDQIYRIFRKSRVLTNQSSNCLFTVPANQAFVYVVPGPEEDPVAAVLGQLRSNCALRENDTSTSVSGPRRYQQMRHSARQPSFNVESSSLSGGQLVDCNLKEFLWQHVELVLTKKGFDDSVGRNPQPSHFELPTYSKWAQVAYRLHQVMIANTEEETAELAVKVQSQLKFLEGFLDADAKFSENRCQKALPLAHSAYQSNLPHNYTTTVHKNQLTQALRVYSQHARGVAFQRYALQLHEDCYKFWSNGHQLCEERSLTDQHCVHKFHLLPQPDEKPEMDRNPPILNHNSRGRSTSSCNCGRKQAPREDPFDIQAANYDFYQMFEEKCCGKLERIDFPVFQPSTPDPAPACEEAPRPTEVAAPVPVPPSEPGSGPSEGERLKESIPASHPVSHTPGESTSLSLALSLGQSTDSLGPYGDGGGGEGQEKRPSLVDRQASTVEYLPGMLHSGCSKGLLPKFSSWSLVKLGPAKTYNPHTGLEQPGFLPGSSFLLPWDVVIRSRSEEEVGLTEPLDGGPSSWPAPNKTVAGKRGSAGGLGRGRRRDDVARAFVGFEYEDSRGRRFLSSGPDKVVKVLGPGGAKEPATRALNTDMPLYIPSPAQGRGLKTHYAQLARLYIVVPDAPLEITLNPQVQPGPPPCPVFHPERTELVLPSDGLWVLRFPYSYVTDRGPCYPPKENQPLASYKVLRGILRASPLPPQ